From one Methylomonas paludis genomic stretch:
- the tnpC gene encoding IS66 family transposase translates to MLAELLEKAQRVDELTQAVELKSEVIATLNQRIQLLEEALRLSKIKRFAPSSEQSGQTSLFDEAEVEATVELEAATDAAVDTVEAVDSSVESEASEPNPPKPKPGRKPFASHLPRKQIFITLSDEEKAGAITTFFTKVKEELDIIPAQVRVLEYMQEKAVFLEPAQAETQRRIIAAALPKHPVPGAMGSIDLMCNVIIYKYCDGLPLYRLENILARYGGELSRATLANWVIALARTLQPLINLIRDHQLAGNIIMADETRVQVLKEPGRPATSDKFMWVTLGGTPGQPSVLFEYDPTRSQEVPLRLLEGFSGYLQTDGYAAYNAACIINHIIQLGCWDHARRKFKEAQDAQPKPKKGKQHKASKADHMLSLINTLYMIERQIKTLSAAERFQQRCKRSLPVLKKLRAYLDDNQHKVPKDSLTGKAMTYMSNQWDKLMVYCSNGELNISNILAENAIRPFVMGRKAWLFSDTPKGAQASAIHYSLIETAKANGLEPCAYLTHVLKALPYADTVEKIEALLPWNLKNTDFAR, encoded by the coding sequence ATGCTCGCCGAGTTGCTTGAAAAAGCGCAACGAGTGGATGAATTAACACAGGCCGTTGAGCTTAAATCAGAAGTGATTGCTACGCTCAATCAACGTATACAGTTGTTAGAAGAAGCGTTGCGTTTATCCAAAATCAAACGCTTTGCGCCCTCAAGTGAGCAGTCCGGGCAAACTTCATTATTTGATGAAGCCGAAGTCGAGGCCACGGTTGAGCTTGAAGCCGCAACGGATGCAGCCGTTGACACAGTAGAGGCTGTTGATTCGAGCGTTGAATCAGAAGCTTCTGAGCCCAATCCACCTAAGCCAAAACCTGGTCGCAAACCATTTGCCAGCCACTTACCGAGAAAGCAAATCTTTATCACACTGAGCGATGAAGAAAAAGCCGGTGCAATTACAACCTTCTTTACTAAAGTTAAAGAAGAATTAGACATCATCCCTGCCCAAGTGCGGGTTTTAGAATACATGCAGGAAAAAGCGGTGTTTCTGGAGCCTGCTCAAGCTGAAACACAACGCCGTATTATTGCCGCTGCTCTGCCCAAACATCCTGTTCCAGGCGCGATGGGCAGCATTGATTTAATGTGTAATGTAATCATCTACAAATACTGCGATGGCTTGCCGCTGTATCGGCTGGAAAACATCTTAGCCCGTTATGGCGGCGAACTCTCAAGAGCCACACTGGCCAACTGGGTCATCGCACTGGCTAGAACGCTGCAACCTTTGATTAACCTTATTCGGGATCATCAACTGGCTGGTAACATCATCATGGCCGATGAAACCCGAGTGCAGGTTCTTAAAGAACCGGGGCGACCGGCCACCTCGGATAAATTCATGTGGGTGACGCTGGGCGGCACGCCTGGTCAACCCAGTGTGTTATTTGAATATGATCCGACCCGCAGCCAGGAGGTGCCGTTGCGCTTGCTGGAGGGCTTTTCGGGTTATCTGCAAACCGATGGTTATGCCGCTTACAATGCCGCCTGTATTATCAATCATATCATCCAGCTCGGTTGTTGGGATCATGCGCGCCGTAAATTTAAAGAAGCTCAAGATGCGCAGCCCAAACCCAAGAAAGGCAAGCAGCATAAAGCCAGCAAAGCCGATCACATGCTGAGTTTAATCAATACACTCTATATGATTGAGCGGCAAATCAAAACTCTGAGTGCCGCTGAAAGATTCCAGCAACGCTGCAAAAGAAGCCTGCCGGTTTTGAAGAAACTGAGAGCGTACTTGGACGACAATCAACACAAAGTGCCTAAGGATAGTTTAACGGGCAAGGCCATGACTTACATGAGCAACCAATGGGATAAGCTGATGGTGTATTGCTCGAATGGGGAGCTGAACATTAGCAATATTCTTGCTGAAAACGCCATTCGCCCCTTTGTAATGGGTCGCAAAGCATGGCTCTTCTCTGATACTCCAAAAGGCGCACAGGCCAGCGCGATTCATTACAGCCTAATTGAAACAGCAAAAGCCAATGGCTTGGAACCCTGCGCCTATTTAACCCATGTACTCAAGGCATTGCCTTATGCCGATACCGTTGAAAAAATTGAAGCCCTGTTGCCTTGGAATTTAAAAAATACTGATTTTGCTAGATAG
- a CDS encoding glycoside hydrolase family 44 protein, which produces MFFIQPGHYNVGNYIGGFDVSSYSYLEFYLYATAPAQATFGIALTDSPANWSTIGNQVLIQNYITPAAKWQHVKIPISDFSVTPGALTEGFQLRNDDWQTNNVVYGNVLIDNISFSPNFNPPSILSVSSNDLKHIKVVFNKQVDPAKATILANYKIDSVQDKNYTKQLTPQNASISADNTSVILTVATLLQNNDVYRLLVNNISDRLTPAHIITANTSFSFTPVYNPTTISIDAGNGKHSISPYIYGLAFANATTLADLNFTLNREGGNTSSTYNYKNNASNHANDYFYESLPESGGNVVAGMIDGMINDNLSNGSDSIVTIPTIGWVAKLGPNQGKLASFSQHKYGAQTGFDQWMPDAGNGILSKTDTQITGNNPNDAYVTSNPTFQQGLVNHLVGKWGGAKSGGVKFYAMDNEPGIWSSTHIDIRPVGPKMTEIRDNILAYGAMVKWQDPNAQVLGPEEDGWTRYLVSGFDSQWASNNNDWNFADLPDRKANGGKDYIPWLLDQLRQNNAATGKRVLDMLTLHWYPASGEYSNDISTNMMLLRNRSTRSLWDKNYTDESWIGSAAGGGKVYLIPRMKQWINQYYPGTKIGVTEYNWGAESSINGATALADVLGIFGREGLDMATYWTAPGANTPVYEAMKLYRNYDGAKSSFGDISVADTVPNPDNISSFAALRTKDGALTIMAINKQLSTDTEVLFNISNFSGASTAKSYQLTSSGAINQLSDYALQNGNLEAYLPAQSVTLFVIPPIGYVPASQVTATASGLTYNAASKTYNGTVTVKNISKTAITGPFQVIFKGIPSKVTLVNATGNFSGAPYITLSAVNSLAAGQSITLNVKFSQPSNNLITYTPAIYVGLLN; this is translated from the coding sequence GTGTTTTTTATACAGCCAGGCCATTATAACGTTGGGAATTATATTGGCGGCTTTGATGTCAGCAGTTACTCTTATCTGGAATTTTATTTGTACGCCACGGCGCCGGCACAAGCAACGTTTGGTATTGCCTTGACCGACAGCCCGGCCAATTGGAGCACCATCGGTAATCAGGTTTTAATTCAGAACTATATTACCCCAGCCGCTAAATGGCAGCATGTTAAAATCCCCATTAGCGATTTCAGCGTGACGCCCGGTGCCCTAACCGAAGGCTTTCAACTGCGAAATGATGACTGGCAAACCAATAATGTCGTTTATGGCAATGTATTGATTGACAATATCTCATTTTCACCAAACTTTAATCCGCCATCCATATTATCGGTCAGCAGTAATGATCTGAAGCATATTAAGGTGGTCTTTAACAAGCAAGTAGACCCCGCTAAGGCGACGATTCTCGCCAATTATAAAATCGATTCCGTTCAGGATAAAAACTACACCAAACAGCTTACGCCGCAAAACGCCAGTATTTCTGCAGATAACACTAGTGTTATTTTAACCGTTGCCACACTGCTGCAAAATAATGATGTTTATCGTTTGCTGGTCAATAATATATCTGACCGCTTGACACCGGCACATATCATAACTGCCAACACCAGTTTCAGTTTTACGCCGGTATATAATCCGACCACTATCAGTATAGACGCCGGGAACGGCAAACACTCGATTAGTCCCTATATCTATGGACTGGCTTTTGCCAACGCCACTACATTAGCTGATTTAAACTTTACGCTTAACCGTGAAGGTGGTAATACTTCAAGTACTTATAATTATAAGAATAACGCCAGCAATCACGCCAATGACTATTTCTATGAAAGTTTGCCGGAATCCGGCGGTAATGTTGTGGCTGGTATGATAGACGGCATGATTAACGATAATCTTAGCAATGGCTCGGATTCTATCGTTACTATTCCCACGATTGGCTGGGTGGCTAAACTCGGTCCAAATCAAGGCAAACTGGCCAGTTTTTCGCAACATAAATATGGTGCTCAAACCGGCTTTGACCAATGGATGCCTGATGCCGGAAACGGTATTCTCAGCAAAACCGATACCCAGATTACCGGCAATAATCCAAATGACGCCTATGTGACTTCCAACCCCACCTTTCAACAAGGCTTGGTTAATCATTTAGTAGGGAAATGGGGAGGTGCTAAATCGGGAGGGGTAAAATTTTACGCGATGGATAATGAGCCGGGTATTTGGTCTTCAACACATATCGACATTCGTCCGGTTGGGCCAAAAATGACGGAAATCAGGGATAATATTCTTGCTTACGGCGCCATGGTTAAATGGCAAGACCCAAATGCACAGGTGTTAGGGCCAGAGGAAGATGGTTGGACCCGATATCTGGTAAGCGGCTTCGATAGCCAATGGGCCAGTAACAATAATGACTGGAATTTTGCCGATCTACCGGATCGAAAAGCTAATGGCGGCAAGGATTACATTCCCTGGCTGCTTGATCAATTGCGCCAAAATAATGCGGCGACCGGTAAGCGGGTGTTGGATATGTTGACATTGCACTGGTATCCGGCCAGCGGCGAATATAGCAATGATATTTCTACCAATATGATGTTGCTGCGTAATCGTTCCACGCGCTCGCTGTGGGATAAGAATTATACCGATGAAAGCTGGATAGGTTCAGCAGCCGGGGGTGGAAAAGTCTATTTAATTCCGCGAATGAAACAATGGATTAATCAATACTATCCCGGCACAAAAATTGGTGTCACCGAATATAACTGGGGAGCGGAAAGCAGCATCAATGGCGCAACCGCACTGGCAGATGTTTTGGGTATTTTCGGCAGGGAAGGGCTGGATATGGCAACTTACTGGACTGCTCCCGGCGCCAACACTCCGGTTTATGAGGCTATGAAACTATATCGTAATTATGATGGCGCCAAATCTAGTTTTGGCGATATTAGTGTTGCCGACACTGTTCCCAATCCCGACAACATATCCTCGTTTGCCGCATTGCGGACTAAGGATGGGGCACTCACCATCATGGCCATTAACAAGCAGCTATCCACTGATACCGAGGTTTTGTTTAATATCAGTAATTTTTCAGGTGCCAGTACCGCAAAAAGTTATCAACTGACCTCCAGCGGGGCGATTAATCAACTTAGTGATTATGCGTTGCAAAATGGTAATCTGGAAGCCTATTTGCCCGCGCAAAGCGTTACACTATTTGTTATTCCGCCGATTGGCTATGTGCCGGCAAGCCAAGTGACCGCCACTGCTTCGGGATTGACTTATAACGCGGCCAGCAAAACCTATAATGGGACTGTTACCGTGAAAAATATCAGTAAAACGGCTATAACCGGGCCATTTCAAGTTATTTTTAAAGGAATACCGAGCAAAGTCACTTTGGTAAACGCCACCGGAAATTTCTCCGGGGCTCCCTATATAACACTGTCTGCGGTGAATAGTTTAGCTGCTGGCCAGTCAATTACTTTAAATGTCAAATTTAGCCAGCCGTCAAACAACCTGATTACCTATACCCCGGCAATTTATGTGGGATTACTTAACTAG
- the hisC gene encoding histidinol-phosphate transaminase has translation MNKFLHLAQAGVQQLVPYVPGKPVDELQRELGLSEIVKLASNENPLGIGTKAAAAIQAALPELTRYPDGSGFALKATLAAQLGVAVEQITLGNGSSEILELVTRTFLSPEHEVVFSQHAFALYPILTQAVGAKAQAVPAKNFGHDLAAMQARINQQTKLVFIANPNNPTGTLLGQQELQDFIAALPAQVLCILDEAYYEFVAPETRIDSIHWPELYPNLLIARTFSKAYGLAGLRIGYGISSSDVADLLNRIRQPFNSNSLALAAAEAALGDQDYLQRTIALNNAGMQQLTAAFAELGLSWIPSSGNFVAVDIGKPALPVYQALLHKGVIVRPIANYEMPNHLRISIGTAGENQVFINALKQVL, from the coding sequence ATGAACAAATTTTTACATCTTGCCCAAGCCGGTGTTCAGCAACTGGTTCCTTATGTGCCGGGTAAACCGGTTGATGAACTGCAGCGTGAATTGGGGCTGAGTGAAATCGTTAAACTGGCTTCCAATGAAAATCCGTTGGGCATAGGCACTAAGGCGGCAGCGGCGATTCAGGCAGCTTTACCGGAATTAACCCGTTATCCGGACGGCAGCGGTTTTGCTTTAAAAGCAACCCTGGCCGCACAACTGGGCGTTGCGGTGGAGCAAATTACGCTAGGCAATGGCTCTAGTGAAATCCTGGAATTGGTGACTCGCACTTTTTTAAGTCCGGAACATGAAGTGGTGTTTTCCCAGCATGCTTTTGCCTTATATCCGATTCTGACACAGGCGGTGGGTGCGAAAGCGCAGGCGGTACCGGCTAAAAATTTTGGTCATGATCTGGCTGCCATGCAAGCCCGGATTAATCAACAGACCAAGCTGGTGTTTATTGCCAATCCTAATAACCCTACCGGCACTTTATTGGGTCAGCAGGAATTGCAGGATTTTATCGCTGCCTTGCCGGCGCAGGTATTGTGTATACTCGATGAAGCCTATTATGAATTTGTGGCGCCGGAAACGCGGATCGATTCCATCCATTGGCCAGAGCTATACCCTAATCTGCTGATCGCGCGGACTTTCTCCAAAGCTTATGGTCTGGCAGGTTTACGCATCGGTTACGGTATATCCTCAAGCGATGTTGCCGACCTGTTAAACCGGATCAGACAGCCATTTAACAGTAATAGTCTGGCTTTGGCGGCAGCGGAAGCGGCGCTGGGTGATCAGGATTATCTGCAACGCACCATCGCTCTGAATAATGCCGGAATGCAGCAATTAACCGCGGCATTTGCAGAGTTGGGCTTGAGCTGGATACCCTCATCAGGCAATTTTGTTGCCGTCGATATCGGTAAACCGGCTTTACCCGTCTATCAGGCTTTACTCCATAAAGGTGTTATCGTCCGGCCCATCGCTAATTATGAAATGCCTAACCATCTGCGTATCAGCATCGGTACAGCGGGGGAAAATCAGGTCTTTATCAATGCCTTGAAGCAGGTGCTGTAA
- a CDS encoding prephenate dehydrogenase produces the protein MFARLCLIGVGLIGGSVAKAARQQGLCREIVGYGRAQDAANLQRAQQLGVIDSYFTDLGAALSAADCVVIASPVGAVSGIFKQLQPYWNPQTVYTDVCSTKTSVVQAAQAVFGAVPVNFVPAHPIAGAECSGVEAATADLFRQRRLIITPLDNTDPRCLDTIQRFWEAIGSSVSLMGVEHHDTVLAATSHLPHLLAFALVGLLGHKDEQREIFKYAAGGFKDFSRIASSDPTMWLDICQANKQEIIPLIQQYQAELAKIEHYLHTDQTEQLFATFTYARNARQRYLDQLED, from the coding sequence GTGTTTGCGCGTCTGTGCCTGATAGGTGTCGGCCTGATAGGTGGCTCGGTTGCCAAAGCGGCCCGCCAACAGGGTTTATGCCGGGAAATTGTCGGCTATGGCCGAGCACAGGATGCAGCCAATCTGCAGCGGGCTCAACAATTAGGTGTGATAGACAGCTATTTTACCGATCTGGGCGCAGCGCTAAGCGCAGCAGACTGCGTAGTGATCGCTTCACCGGTGGGTGCTGTTTCCGGGATATTTAAGCAGTTGCAGCCCTACTGGAATCCACAAACCGTCTATACTGATGTATGCAGCACCAAAACCAGTGTCGTGCAGGCGGCGCAAGCGGTATTCGGCGCAGTGCCGGTCAATTTTGTCCCGGCGCATCCGATTGCCGGCGCTGAATGCAGCGGGGTGGAAGCCGCTACTGCTGATTTGTTTCGTCAGCGCCGCCTGATTATTACCCCGCTGGATAACACCGATCCGCGCTGCCTGGATACCATACAGCGCTTCTGGGAAGCGATTGGTTCCAGCGTGTCATTGATGGGCGTGGAACACCACGATACGGTGCTGGCTGCGACCAGTCATTTACCGCACTTGTTAGCCTTTGCGCTGGTGGGTTTGCTGGGCCATAAGGATGAGCAGCGCGAAATTTTTAAATATGCCGCCGGCGGTTTCAAAGATTTCAGCCGGATTGCCTCCAGCGATCCGACCATGTGGCTGGATATCTGTCAGGCCAACAAGCAGGAAATCATACCTTTAATTCAGCAATACCAGGCCGAATTAGCCAAAATTGAACACTATTTGCATACCGATCAGACTGAACAACTTTTTGCAACCTTTACGTATGCCAGAAATGCCCGGCAACGTTATCTTGATCAACTAGAAGACTGA
- the aroA gene encoding 3-phosphoshikimate 1-carboxyvinyltransferase translates to MSKTITFTVQPGGSLRGEIRVPSDKSMSHRSIMLGSLAEGVTHVKGFLNAEDAMSTLEAFRAMGVQIEGPVNGEVTIHGVGKHGLKAPQAPLYLGNSGTSMRLLSGLLAGQPFESVLTGDKSLESRPMRRVTLPLTLMGAEIETQDNGTAPLRIKGNTHLQGIHYDMPIASAQVKSCLLLAGMYASGETTVTEPAPTRDHTERMLNGFGYPVSRAGSTARINNQGKLTATHIDVPSDISSAAFFLVGASIAPDSDVTLQHVGINPTRTGVIDILRLMGANIEVLNERSVGGEPVADLRVRSSKLHGINIPEALVPLAIDEFPVLFVAAACAEGQTVLTGAKELRVKESDRIQVMADGLQILGVDAQPTEDGMVIQGGPIGGGRVESHGDHRIAMSFSIAGLRAGATITINDCANVNTSFPEFGQLARTLGLDLSSQ, encoded by the coding sequence ATGTCCAAAACCATCACCTTTACTGTTCAGCCCGGCGGCAGCTTGCGCGGCGAAATTCGCGTTCCTAGCGACAAATCCATGTCGCACCGGTCCATCATGCTGGGCTCTCTTGCAGAAGGCGTCACCCACGTTAAAGGCTTTTTAAACGCCGAAGACGCCATGTCCACGCTGGAAGCCTTTCGGGCCATGGGCGTACAGATTGAAGGTCCGGTCAATGGTGAAGTGACCATACACGGTGTGGGCAAACATGGTTTAAAAGCGCCGCAAGCGCCTTTGTATCTGGGTAATTCCGGCACATCCATGCGCTTATTGAGCGGCTTGCTGGCCGGCCAGCCTTTTGAAAGTGTATTAACCGGTGATAAATCGCTGGAATCGCGGCCTATGCGCCGAGTAACCCTGCCGCTGACCCTGATGGGCGCGGAAATTGAAACCCAGGATAACGGTACCGCTCCATTACGCATTAAAGGTAACACCCATTTGCAGGGCATCCATTACGATATGCCGATTGCCAGCGCCCAGGTTAAATCCTGTCTATTACTGGCCGGTATGTACGCCAGCGGCGAAACCACCGTTACCGAACCCGCACCTACCCGCGATCATACCGAGCGTATGCTCAACGGCTTTGGCTATCCGGTCAGCCGCGCAGGCAGTACCGCCCGTATTAATAATCAGGGCAAACTGACCGCCACTCATATCGATGTACCCAGCGATATTTCCTCGGCAGCGTTTTTCCTGGTGGGGGCCAGCATTGCGCCTGATTCAGATGTGACTTTGCAACATGTCGGCATCAATCCTACCCGTACCGGTGTGATTGATATCCTGCGCTTGATGGGGGCCAATATCGAAGTTTTGAACGAAAGATCGGTAGGCGGCGAGCCGGTGGCTGATTTGCGGGTTCGCTCCAGCAAACTGCATGGCATCAACATTCCTGAAGCACTGGTACCGCTGGCAATTGACGAATTTCCGGTATTGTTTGTCGCTGCAGCCTGTGCCGAAGGCCAGACCGTATTGACCGGCGCCAAGGAATTGCGGGTCAAGGAATCCGACCGGATTCAGGTGATGGCCGATGGTTTGCAAATTTTAGGTGTTGATGCCCAGCCTACCGAAGATGGTATGGTGATTCAGGGCGGCCCGATCGGTGGCGGCAGGGTGGAATCGCATGGTGACCATCGTATCGCCATGTCGTTTTCGATAGCCGGATTACGTGCCGGGGCCACGATCACCATTAACGACTGCGCCAACGTCAATACCTCGTTCCCAGAATTTGGTCAATTGGCCAGAACACTGGGCCTGGATTTAAGCAGTCAGTAA
- the cmk gene encoding (d)CMP kinase has translation MQIPVITIDGPSGAGKGTVSRAVANILHWHYLDSGSIYRSLAIAALDAGIPLENRAEVCRIAEEMQLEFDCSAELQVKLNGINITPKLAGETTGNAASIIAAFPEVRQVLLQKQKDFQQLPGLVADGRDMGSVVFPDAEFKVYLTAGSRERALRRYKQLIEKGIDANLDQITREIEERDLRDSARATAPLTVPAGALYIDSSSLSIQEVIDRVINLVR, from the coding sequence ATGCAGATACCGGTCATTACCATCGACGGCCCCAGCGGTGCCGGCAAAGGCACTGTCAGCCGGGCGGTAGCCAATATTTTGCATTGGCATTACCTGGACAGCGGCTCAATTTACCGATCTTTGGCGATTGCCGCACTGGATGCCGGTATCCCACTGGAAAATCGTGCGGAAGTGTGCCGGATAGCTGAGGAAATGCAGCTGGAATTTGATTGCAGTGCGGAACTGCAAGTGAAATTGAACGGCATAAATATTACGCCAAAATTAGCCGGCGAAACCACCGGAAATGCCGCATCCATCATTGCTGCATTTCCGGAAGTACGCCAGGTTTTATTGCAAAAACAAAAGGATTTTCAACAACTTCCGGGGCTGGTGGCTGATGGGCGGGACATGGGCAGCGTGGTGTTTCCCGATGCCGAATTTAAGGTCTATTTAACCGCAGGAAGCAGAGAAAGAGCATTAAGACGATATAAGCAGTTGATAGAAAAAGGAATTGATGCTAATCTTGACCAAATTACCCGTGAAATTGAAGAGCGAGACTTGCGTGACAGCGCCAGGGCTACCGCCCCGTTGACTGTGCCGGCAGGTGCGCTTTATATCGATTCCTCCAGTCTAAGCATCCAAGAGGTGATAGACCGGGTCATAAATTTAGTCCGTTAG
- the rpsA gene encoding 30S ribosomal protein S1: MSESFAQLLEESFAKTEMRPGAMLIGTVIDIENEFVIVSTQAKSEGVIPKWQFLNADGDLEVNVGDEIEVALDLFEDGLGATLLSRDKAKKSKAWSELEKAYETQETVIGRINGKVRGGFTVAVGALRAFLPGSLVDVRPIRDTTFLENRDLEFKVIKIDQKRNNVVLSRRAVVESEYSAEREELVKTLQDGAIVTGIVKNLTDYGAFIDLGGVDGLLHITDMAWRRVRHPSECVEIGQEVKVKVLKFDKDKTRVSLGMKQLDEDPWQNIARRYPAGSRVFGKVNNLTDYGCFVEIEEGVEGLVHVSEMDWTNKNVNPSKVVQLGDEVEVMVLEIDEERRRISLGMKQCRSNPWDEFAATHNKGDKISGKIKSITDFGIFIGLDGGIDGLVHMSDISWNENDEEAIRNYKKGDEVETVILAVDSERERISLGIKQLEQDPFQNYIALHEKGSLVKGVIKEVDAKGAIVTLADNVEGYLRASEIQRDRVEDARTLLKDGDEIEAKFIGVDKKTKSISLSIKAKDAEEESNAIKDYSQNTAGSATLGDIFKQIDK, translated from the coding sequence ATGAGCGAAAGCTTTGCACAGTTATTAGAAGAGAGTTTTGCCAAGACCGAAATGCGTCCTGGCGCTATGTTGATCGGTACCGTCATTGATATCGAAAACGAATTTGTCATTGTCAGCACTCAAGCCAAATCAGAAGGTGTCATTCCTAAATGGCAGTTCTTGAATGCGGACGGCGATCTTGAAGTCAATGTTGGTGATGAGATCGAGGTAGCGCTTGATCTATTTGAAGACGGCTTGGGTGCAACACTGCTTTCCCGCGATAAAGCTAAGAAAAGTAAAGCCTGGAGTGAGCTGGAAAAAGCTTACGAAACACAGGAAACCGTTATCGGCCGCATCAACGGCAAAGTTCGCGGTGGTTTCACCGTGGCAGTGGGCGCTTTACGTGCGTTCTTGCCTGGTTCTTTGGTTGATGTCCGTCCTATCCGCGACACCACCTTCCTGGAAAACCGCGATCTCGAATTCAAAGTCATTAAAATCGACCAAAAACGTAACAACGTGGTGCTGTCGCGCCGTGCTGTCGTTGAAAGCGAATACAGTGCAGAAAGAGAAGAACTGGTTAAAACCCTGCAAGACGGCGCCATTGTTACCGGTATCGTTAAAAACCTCACCGATTACGGTGCGTTTATCGATCTGGGCGGTGTTGACGGTCTGTTGCACATTACCGATATGGCATGGCGCAGAGTTCGTCATCCTTCCGAGTGTGTGGAAATCGGTCAAGAAGTCAAAGTTAAAGTTCTTAAATTTGACAAAGACAAAACCCGCGTATCTCTGGGCATGAAACAGCTGGATGAAGATCCATGGCAAAACATTGCCCGCCGCTACCCAGCTGGTAGCCGCGTGTTTGGTAAAGTCAACAATCTGACTGATTACGGCTGCTTCGTGGAAATCGAAGAAGGCGTGGAAGGTCTGGTGCACGTTTCCGAAATGGACTGGACCAACAAAAACGTCAACCCATCCAAAGTGGTACAACTGGGTGATGAAGTTGAAGTTATGGTGCTGGAAATCGACGAAGAACGTCGCCGTATTTCACTGGGCATGAAACAATGCCGCTCCAACCCATGGGATGAGTTTGCAGCAACCCATAACAAAGGCGATAAAATCAGCGGCAAAATCAAATCGATTACCGATTTCGGTATCTTTATCGGCCTGGATGGCGGTATTGACGGTTTGGTACACATGTCCGATATTTCCTGGAATGAAAATGACGAAGAAGCGATTCGCAATTACAAAAAAGGCGATGAAGTTGAAACCGTTATCTTGGCAGTTGACTCCGAACGTGAACGTATCTCTTTAGGCATTAAACAACTGGAACAAGATCCATTCCAAAACTACATTGCTTTGCATGAAAAAGGCAGTCTGGTTAAAGGTGTGATTAAAGAAGTTGATGCCAAAGGCGCTATCGTCACCCTGGCTGATAATGTTGAAGGTTATTTAAGAGCTTCCGAAATTCAAAGAGACCGGGTTGAAGATGCCCGCACTCTGTTGAAAGACGGTGACGAAATCGAAGCCAAATTCATCGGCGTCGATAAAAAAACCAAATCGATTTCTTTGTCTATTAAAGCCAAAGATGCCGAAGAGGAGTCAAATGCCATTAAAGACTATTCACAGAACACTGCTGGTTCAGCAACACTGGGCGATATCTTTAAACAAATTGACAAATAA